Proteins from a single region of Streptomyces sp. TN58:
- a CDS encoding cytochrome P450, with translation MALDTNTGGTGASTEVPALAGAPLLGSLHDLKTDSLGTFLRAQRLHGDVVRVSAGPPGVRADLYCVFSPEGVQQVLASEAANFRKDNAFYQEIRESFGNGLLTSQDEDYLRQRRLVQPLFTRRRVDGYAGAVAAETASVVTAWEEAPDGIVDVSDEMAHLALRAVARILFGTDVEATADVVARCFPVITDYVLRRGYSPANIPRSWPTPGNRRAAAALAELYGVCDRIIGQRRRTGAEASPDGGSGEDLLTLLAAARSADDKEFDAAELRDQVLIFLLAGHETTATSLCFALHLLARHPEQQDRAREEITRVLGGRRPEASDLERLPYLSQVLKEAMRLYPAAPVIGRKAVAATRIGGYAIPGGADVILAPWVTHRRPEHWPDPERFDPDRFTPEAEAGRPRYAWLPFGGGPRACIGQHFSMLESVIALAMILRAYSFEAVDAEVPVGAGITLRTEGPARCRVRRLDG, from the coding sequence GTGGCACTGGACACCAACACGGGCGGAACCGGAGCGAGTACGGAGGTGCCCGCGCTCGCCGGCGCGCCGCTGCTCGGATCGCTCCACGACCTGAAGACGGATTCCCTCGGCACCTTTCTGCGGGCCCAGCGGCTGCACGGGGACGTCGTACGGGTCTCGGCCGGGCCGCCCGGGGTGCGGGCCGACCTGTACTGCGTCTTCTCCCCCGAGGGCGTGCAGCAGGTGCTCGCCTCCGAGGCGGCCAACTTCCGCAAGGACAACGCCTTCTACCAGGAGATCCGGGAGTCCTTCGGCAACGGCCTGCTGACCAGTCAGGACGAGGACTACCTGCGCCAGCGCCGACTCGTGCAGCCGCTGTTCACACGGCGCCGGGTGGACGGGTACGCCGGGGCCGTCGCCGCCGAGACCGCTTCGGTGGTCACCGCCTGGGAGGAGGCCCCGGACGGCATCGTCGACGTGTCCGACGAGATGGCCCACCTCGCCCTGCGGGCGGTCGCCCGGATCCTCTTCGGCACCGACGTGGAAGCCACCGCCGACGTGGTGGCCCGCTGCTTCCCGGTCATCACCGACTACGTCCTGCGCCGCGGGTACTCCCCCGCCAACATCCCGCGCAGCTGGCCCACCCCGGGCAACAGGCGGGCGGCCGCCGCGCTGGCCGAGCTGTACGGGGTCTGCGACCGGATCATCGGGCAGCGGCGCCGGACAGGCGCCGAGGCGTCCCCTGACGGCGGCTCCGGGGAGGACCTGCTGACGCTGCTGGCCGCCGCCCGGAGCGCGGACGACAAGGAGTTCGACGCCGCCGAGCTCCGCGACCAGGTGCTGATCTTCCTGCTCGCCGGGCACGAGACGACCGCCACCTCCCTCTGCTTCGCGCTGCACCTGCTGGCCCGCCACCCCGAGCAGCAGGACCGGGCCCGCGAGGAGATCACCCGCGTCCTGGGCGGACGCCGGCCGGAGGCCTCCGACCTGGAGCGGCTCCCGTACCTCTCGCAGGTGCTCAAGGAGGCCATGCGGCTGTACCCGGCCGCGCCGGTCATCGGCCGCAAGGCCGTCGCCGCCACCCGGATCGGCGGGTACGCCATCCCCGGGGGCGCGGACGTGATCCTCGCGCCCTGGGTGACGCACCGCCGCCCTGAGCACTGGCCCGACCCGGAGCGCTTCGACCCGGACCGGTTCACCCCGGAGGCGGAGGCCGGGCGGCCGCGGTACGCGTGGCTCCCGTTCGGCGGCGGGCCGCGGGCCTGCATCGGGCAGCACTTCTCGATGCTGGAGTCGGTGATCGCGCTGGCGATGATCCTGCGGGCGTACTCGTTCGAGGCGGTGGACGCCGAGGTCCCGGTCGGCGCGGGGATCACCCTGCGGACCGAGGGCCCCGCGCGCTGCCGGGTCCGCCGCCTGGACGGCTGA
- a CDS encoding MFS transporter — MDPNAAPSSKRTDGSVRGSGSGLALFVIASCQLMVVLDITIVNIALPHIQSALDFSTESLSWVVNAYTLAFGGLLLLGGRTGDILGRKRVFVFGVLLFGLASLLGGLSQNEGQLMAARALQGVGGAIASPTALALITTTFREGPARNRAFGVFAGVSAAGGAIGLLAGGILVEWLDWRWVLFVNVPIALVIAVLAAKVLRESERHPGHFDFAGALLSTVGMVALVYGFIRASQEGWRDPVTLASFGAAVVLLTLFILNERRSPQPITPLHMFADRNRAGTYGIMLMLACAIFGMFFFLTLFVQNVLGFSPIQAGLAFLPVSAVIAVGAGLTAKLLPKFGPKPFMVCGALSSAVGLAWLTRIDVHSTYLGSILGPMLFFALGMGLQFVSLTLMALSNVPDRESGAASGLLNTTQQVGGSLGLSILVTVFGTASRNEAKEQVPDFLATAGPVQRAFFERTGQLPKPWGDQVLTSGISTAFVVAALFTLVGAAIALFVIQVRPSDLERLQGNHKPAADRI, encoded by the coding sequence GTGGACCCGAACGCAGCGCCGAGCAGCAAACGGACCGACGGCTCGGTCCGAGGAAGCGGCAGCGGACTCGCCCTGTTCGTCATCGCGTCCTGCCAACTCATGGTGGTTCTCGACATCACGATCGTGAACATCGCGCTCCCGCACATCCAGAGCGCCCTGGACTTCTCGACCGAAAGCCTCTCGTGGGTCGTCAACGCCTACACCCTCGCCTTCGGCGGCCTGCTGCTCCTCGGCGGCCGCACCGGCGACATCCTCGGCCGCAAACGTGTCTTCGTCTTCGGCGTCCTGCTCTTCGGCCTGGCCTCACTCCTCGGCGGGCTCTCCCAGAACGAGGGCCAGTTGATGGCCGCACGCGCCCTGCAGGGCGTCGGCGGCGCCATCGCCTCACCGACCGCACTCGCCCTGATCACCACCACCTTCCGGGAAGGCCCCGCCCGCAACCGGGCGTTCGGGGTGTTCGCCGGAGTCTCGGCGGCGGGCGGCGCGATCGGGCTCCTCGCGGGCGGCATCCTCGTCGAATGGCTGGACTGGCGCTGGGTCCTCTTCGTCAACGTCCCCATCGCGCTCGTCATCGCCGTACTGGCCGCGAAGGTCCTGCGCGAGTCCGAACGCCACCCCGGACACTTCGACTTCGCGGGCGCGCTGCTGTCCACCGTGGGCATGGTCGCGCTCGTCTACGGCTTCATCCGGGCCTCCCAGGAGGGCTGGCGCGACCCGGTGACGCTCGCCTCCTTCGGCGCGGCCGTGGTCCTGCTGACCCTCTTCATCCTCAACGAGCGGCGGTCGCCGCAGCCCATCACCCCGCTGCACATGTTCGCCGACCGCAACCGGGCCGGCACCTACGGGATCATGCTCATGCTCGCCTGCGCGATCTTCGGCATGTTCTTCTTCCTCACCCTCTTCGTGCAGAACGTGCTCGGCTTCAGCCCCATCCAGGCCGGCCTCGCCTTCCTGCCGGTCAGCGCGGTGATCGCGGTGGGTGCGGGCCTCACCGCGAAGCTGCTGCCGAAGTTCGGGCCCAAACCGTTCATGGTCTGCGGCGCACTGTCCTCGGCCGTCGGGCTGGCCTGGCTGACGCGGATCGACGTCCATTCCACGTACCTGGGCAGCATCCTGGGGCCGATGCTGTTCTTCGCCCTCGGCATGGGCCTGCAGTTCGTGTCGCTGACGCTGATGGCCCTGTCCAACGTCCCCGACCGGGAGTCCGGGGCGGCATCCGGACTGCTGAACACCACGCAGCAGGTGGGCGGCTCGCTCGGCCTGTCGATCCTGGTGACCGTCTTCGGCACGGCCAGCCGCAACGAGGCCAAGGAGCAGGTGCCGGACTTCCTCGCCACGGCGGGGCCCGTGCAGCGGGCCTTCTTCGAACGCACCGGCCAGCTCCCGAAGCCCTGGGGCGACCAGGTGCTGACCTCGGGCATCAGCACGGCCTTCGTCGTGGCCGCCCTCTTCACCCTGGTCGGGGCGGCGATCGCACTGTTCGTCATCCAGGTCCGCCCCTCCGACCTCGAACGCCTCCAGGGCAACCACAAACCGGCGGCCGACCGCATCTGA
- a CDS encoding S9 family peptidase → MDDFLRLSASTARFTHGAPRALSFGDDGRLLWFLRSTGATDAFDSLWVLDTATGEEIRLADPRELCPEPGPLPTAERRLRERTRLVAAGIGSYALSGDGRRAAFPLYGRLYEVTADGAGSLREIPAAGPALDPRPNADGSRTAYVADDALYVAPGGRVSPDDGARWGLAEFAAAEELGRSRGHWWSPDGNTLLAARVDESALRRRWFADPAHPELPAEDFAYPEAGGPNADVQLWVLRPDGTGTRTRIDWDAETYPYVSDAGWESAGEILLTVQDRLQRTVVLLSADPATGRTREVSRTTHPLWVDPDVGGTPCRLPDGRTLTVTDTPGGGARGLAVDGVPLTGDEVQVRRVAGIHEGRLLIEAALRDPAEQQVLLLDTTTGETAPLADGPGVHSVTASAGYLLLTSAGADRVRRTVRTPDGRELTPADLSEPLPYRVAPVLERVTEHAVPTALVLPRGHVPGRRLPVLMDSYGGPGAQDITADPRRWQHRQWWADQGFAVVTVDNRGTAYVSPAHTHAMYRGFSQVTLDDQVAALHALAARHGDLDLGRVGIRGWSYGGYLSAMAVLRRPDVFHAAAAGAAPTDFRQYDTAYTERYLGLPQDHPDVYERDSLLPDAPKLSRPLLLVTGLADDNVHPSHTLRLSQALTDAGRPHQLLALPGVTHMTPNGTREKIMALELEFFRRELGLA, encoded by the coding sequence ATGGACGACTTCCTCAGGCTCTCCGCCAGCACGGCCCGATTCACCCACGGCGCCCCGCGCGCACTGTCCTTCGGGGACGACGGCAGGCTCCTCTGGTTCCTCCGCTCGACCGGCGCGACCGACGCCTTCGACAGCCTCTGGGTGCTCGACACCGCCACCGGAGAGGAGATCCGGCTTGCCGATCCCCGCGAGCTGTGCCCCGAGCCCGGCCCGCTCCCCACCGCCGAGCGCCGGCTGCGCGAACGCACCCGGCTCGTCGCCGCCGGGATCGGCTCCTACGCCCTCTCCGGCGACGGGCGCCGCGCCGCCTTCCCCCTGTACGGGCGGCTGTACGAGGTCACCGCGGACGGCGCCGGAAGCCTCCGCGAGATCCCAGCCGCCGGACCCGCGCTGGACCCGCGGCCCAACGCCGACGGCTCACGCACCGCCTATGTCGCCGACGACGCCCTGTACGTCGCCCCGGGCGGCCGGGTCAGCCCCGACGACGGAGCCCGCTGGGGCCTGGCCGAGTTCGCCGCCGCCGAGGAACTGGGACGCTCCCGGGGGCACTGGTGGTCCCCCGACGGCAACACGCTGCTCGCCGCCCGCGTCGACGAATCCGCCCTCCGGCGACGGTGGTTCGCCGACCCGGCCCACCCCGAGCTGCCGGCCGAGGACTTCGCCTACCCGGAGGCGGGCGGGCCCAACGCCGACGTCCAGCTGTGGGTGCTCCGCCCGGACGGGACCGGGACCCGGACCCGGATCGACTGGGACGCCGAAACCTACCCCTACGTCTCCGACGCGGGCTGGGAGTCGGCCGGGGAGATCCTGCTCACCGTCCAGGACCGGCTCCAGCGCACCGTCGTCCTGCTCTCCGCCGACCCCGCCACCGGCCGCACCCGGGAGGTGTCCCGCACCACGCACCCCCTCTGGGTGGACCCCGACGTCGGCGGCACCCCCTGCCGGCTCCCCGACGGGCGGACGCTGACCGTCACCGACACCCCCGGCGGCGGCGCGCGGGGCCTCGCCGTGGACGGCGTACCGCTCACCGGGGACGAGGTCCAGGTCCGCCGGGTGGCCGGGATCCACGAGGGCCGGCTGCTGATCGAGGCGGCCCTGCGGGACCCGGCCGAGCAGCAGGTGCTCCTGCTGGACACCACCACCGGGGAGACGGCCCCGCTCGCGGACGGGCCGGGCGTCCACAGCGTGACCGCTTCGGCCGGGTACCTGCTGCTGACCTCCGCCGGCGCCGACCGCGTGCGCCGCACCGTACGCACCCCCGACGGGCGGGAGTTGACGCCCGCCGACCTGTCCGAACCGCTGCCGTACCGGGTGGCCCCGGTCCTGGAGCGGGTCACCGAGCACGCCGTCCCCACCGCGCTCGTACTGCCCCGCGGGCACGTCCCCGGCCGCAGGCTGCCGGTCCTGATGGACAGCTACGGCGGCCCCGGCGCCCAGGACATCACCGCCGACCCGCGCCGCTGGCAGCACCGCCAGTGGTGGGCCGACCAGGGCTTCGCGGTGGTGACCGTCGACAACCGCGGCACCGCGTACGTCTCCCCCGCCCACACCCACGCCATGTACCGCGGCTTCTCCCAGGTCACCCTCGACGACCAGGTCGCGGCGCTGCACGCGCTGGCCGCCCGCCACGGCGACCTCGACCTCGGCCGGGTCGGCATCCGCGGCTGGTCGTACGGCGGCTACCTGTCGGCGATGGCGGTACTGCGCCGCCCCGACGTGTTCCACGCGGCGGCGGCCGGGGCCGCGCCGACCGACTTCCGGCAGTACGACACCGCGTACACGGAGCGGTACCTGGGCCTGCCGCAGGACCACCCGGACGTCTACGAACGGGACTCGCTGCTGCCCGACGCCCCGAAGCTGTCCCGCCCGCTGCTGCTGGTCACGGGCCTCGCCGACGACAACGTCCACCCCTCGCACACCCTGCGCCTGTCCCAGGCCCTGACGGACGCGGGCCGCCCCCACCAGCTGCTGGCCCTGCCGGGCGTCACCCACATGACGCCGAACGGCACCCGCGAGAAGATCATGGCGCTGGAGCTGGAGTTCTTCCGCCGCGAGCTCGGCCTGGCGTAG
- a CDS encoding GNAT family N-acetyltransferase codes for MAVGERGPVGWVCFGPARGEVPGAAPGAGRAGEVYALYVAPDLIGTGIGRGLLAEAHAAMRGQGFATSALWVLRDNRRARRFYTRAGYAADGATQDDVYEDIHEGVHRDVTLTELRYLREL; via the coding sequence GTGGCGGTCGGCGAGCGCGGTCCGGTGGGGTGGGTCTGCTTCGGGCCCGCCCGCGGCGAGGTACCGGGCGCGGCTCCCGGCGCGGGCCGGGCGGGTGAGGTGTACGCCCTGTACGTGGCGCCGGACCTCATCGGCACGGGCATCGGCCGCGGGCTCCTCGCCGAGGCGCACGCCGCGATGCGCGGCCAGGGCTTCGCGACATCGGCCTTGTGGGTCCTCCGGGACAACCGGCGCGCCCGGCGCTTCTACACGCGGGCCGGATACGCGGCCGACGGCGCGACACAGGACGACGTCTACGAGGACATCCACGAGGGCGTCCACCGCGACGTCACCCTGACCGAACTCCGCTACCTGCGGGAGCTGTGA
- a CDS encoding FBP domain-containing protein — translation MEPLTEKQIRASFVNCTKGEAARLRLPLDFAELPWEDLDFLGWVDPGAPLRAHLVLPRDGGPLGISLRVPSVGRTSAVKSSLCQICLTGHASSGVTLLAAPLAGARGREGNTVGTYICADLACSLYVRGKRQPKLRAGRQEESLTLDERLARMEGNLNGFVGRVTGVTVA, via the coding sequence GTGGAACCACTCACCGAGAAACAGATCCGCGCATCCTTCGTGAACTGCACCAAGGGGGAGGCGGCGCGCCTGCGCCTGCCCCTCGACTTCGCCGAACTGCCCTGGGAGGACCTGGACTTCCTGGGGTGGGTCGATCCGGGCGCGCCGCTGCGGGCGCATCTGGTGCTGCCGCGGGACGGGGGCCCGCTGGGGATCTCCCTGCGGGTGCCGTCCGTGGGCCGGACCAGCGCGGTGAAGTCCAGCCTGTGCCAGATCTGCCTGACGGGCCACGCCTCGTCCGGGGTGACGCTGCTGGCCGCTCCGCTGGCGGGCGCCCGCGGCCGCGAGGGCAACACGGTCGGCACGTACATCTGCGCGGACCTGGCCTGCTCCCTGTACGTGCGCGGCAAGCGGCAGCCGAAGCTGCGTGCCGGACGGCAGGAGGAGTCGCTGACGCTCGACGAGCGGCTGGCGCGCATGGAGGGCAACCTGAACGGCTTCGTGGGCCGTGTCACCGGAGTCACCGTGGCCTGA
- a CDS encoding AraC family transcriptional regulator: MISALNRLVDLVEEHLAEEPDVQGLAGALGTTEYHLRRMFSSLAGMPLSEYVRRRRMTVAAADVVRGEADLLSIAVRHGYGSGEAFGRAFRAVHGAGPGDVRRDGGPLRTQPQLRFRLTVEGSVPMDTRLVNRPAFRLVGHAVRVPLVHQGVNPHIQEHIAALPPEEHLRLKALSDTEPGGLLQVSDDVDPDAAEGSELTYLHGVALDGATPAPDGLDAIEVPEGMWAVFRTSGPHPQALQTTWAATATDWFPSNPWRLRPGPSIVATLDRAADFSTATCELWLPVEPA; this comes from the coding sequence GTGATCTCTGCGCTCAACCGGCTGGTCGATCTCGTCGAGGAGCACCTCGCCGAGGAGCCCGACGTCCAGGGACTGGCAGGCGCGCTCGGTACCACCGAGTACCACCTGCGCCGGATGTTCTCGTCCCTGGCCGGCATGCCGCTGTCGGAGTACGTACGGCGGCGGCGCATGACCGTCGCCGCCGCCGACGTCGTACGCGGCGAGGCGGACCTGCTCAGCATCGCGGTCCGGCACGGATACGGGTCGGGCGAGGCGTTCGGGCGGGCGTTCCGGGCGGTGCACGGCGCCGGGCCCGGTGACGTGCGCCGCGACGGAGGCCCCTTGCGCACACAACCGCAGCTCAGGTTCCGCCTGACCGTCGAAGGGAGCGTCCCCATGGACACCCGCCTTGTCAACCGCCCCGCGTTCCGGCTGGTCGGACACGCCGTCCGGGTCCCGCTCGTCCACCAGGGCGTCAACCCGCACATCCAGGAGCACATCGCCGCACTGCCGCCGGAGGAGCACCTGCGGCTGAAGGCCCTGAGCGACACCGAACCGGGCGGCCTGCTCCAGGTCTCCGACGACGTCGATCCGGACGCGGCGGAAGGCAGCGAACTGACCTACCTGCACGGAGTCGCCCTCGACGGGGCGACTCCCGCCCCGGACGGCCTCGACGCCATCGAGGTGCCGGAGGGGATGTGGGCGGTCTTCCGTACCAGCGGACCTCATCCGCAGGCCCTGCAGACGACGTGGGCGGCGACCGCGACCGACTGGTTCCCCTCCAACCCGTGGCGCCTGCGCCCCGGCCCCTCGATCGTCGCCACCCTCGACCGCGCGGCGGACTTCAGCACCGCGACCTGCGAGCTGTGGCTGCCGGTCGAGCCCGCGTAG